The following DNA comes from Gemella massiliensis.
TAAAATCCTCCTAAGGTAAACATTTATAGTTTAATTATAAGAAAAAACTTAAAATTTAACAACAAACTTGCTTAATAAATATTTTTTTCACGTTATTGGAAAAAGTATTTTAAATTATAGAAAGCTACTTGACCAAAATCAACTTCCAATAAAATTAAGATTTTTGAGATACATATAGTTCTTTATTTTTGTTATTTTGATTTTATATTTTAAGTTGTTTTTTTCTTTTTAAATAATATCTGATTTAATTTATCCACTATTGCAGATAATGCACCGTCACCTGAAATATTACAAGCTGTTCCAAAACTGTCTTGAGTAATATATAAAGCAATCATTAATGATAACATAATCTCATTAAAACCTAAAACTGATTGCAATAAACCAAGAGCTGCCATAACTGCACCGCCGGGGACACCGGGAGCGGCTACCATTGTTACTCCGAGAAGAATAATAAATTTAATCATTACTGCTGTTGTCGGGAATATTGCACCGTGTTGTAGCCAGTAAACAGCTGTTGCACAAGTGGTTAATGTGATTGTGCTTCCTGATAAATGAATAGTAGCAAATAAGGGAATTGTAAAATTAGCAATATTTTTATCTACTCCCATATTTTTAGTGCTGCGAAGTGTTACCGGAATAGTTGCTGCTGATGACTGAGTTCCTACGGCTGTCATATAAGCCGGAATGATGTTTGCCAGCATTTTAAACGGATTACGTCCATTTACGGTTCCGGCAAGAGTATATTGAGCAAGAATAATGATAATATGTAAGACTAAAATCACCGCAAAAACAAAAATAAAGATTTTTAAAATTTTAAATACTTCACCTGAAGCGGTAATATTCATAAATACCCCTAGGATATACAATGGAAGTAACGGAATAATTACAACTGAAAGTAATTTTTCAATAATCTCGCCAAAATCATTAAATCCTTGTTTTAAACCTTCTGATTTTACAGCAGAAATGCCTATTCCTAAAACAAACGAAATAATAAGTGCTGTTGTTACATCAAAAATAGGGTTCATTTTAAATTCGATATAACCTTTAAGCATTAGCTCTTCCGGATTTTGAAATGTTTGTAGGGTTGCATTAGCCAATATGCCCGGAAGAACCAGTTTAGCCACGATAAAAGCGAACGTTCCCGCTATCAAAGTAGAAATATAAGCCACTCCGGTTGAAAGTCCCAGAAGTTTTCCGGCGTTATTTGATACTTGACTAATCCCCGGGACAATAAATCCGACGATAATTAGTGGAATAGTAAACCCTAAAAATGAACTAAATATTGATGAAAATGTCACGAATACTCGGATAATAGATGTTGGTAAAATACCCCCTAAAATAATACCTAGTGCTATAGCTGCTATTAATTTAACGAGCAATGGAATTCTTTTATAAATACTCATATACAAATCTCCTTTACAATTTATTGTATTTTCTAAAAAGACATATGTGTATTATACAAGAATTTTTCGACTTTGTAAAGGAAATAATCTCTAAAATAAGCCAATATTCTACAAATTTTGTAAATAATAAATAATAAACAACACAAAATTATTATTATATTATTAAAAATTTATTTCATTATCACCCATTTGATTGCTATTAAGTTCGTTGCTGTTCTTAGTGGTGGAATACTGGCTTCACCTGAGATTATAAGCTCAGGTGAAGCTTAAGAAAACTGCGTAGCAGTTAGTTCTTAAGGTTGCTACACCACTATAAAATCAGCAAAAAATAATATTTTGTATATAAATATATACTTTTATTTACCTAGCAATAGTTTAAAAAAGTTTAATTTTTGCCCGTATCTTAATGTTGCCAAGCGATAAACTTTAACACTACCCAAAGCACAAACAAAAGTTGTTAAAGCTAATATTCCATATGATAACCATAAACTAGAATAACTTACATCAGTCAGTGCATAACGAGTAACCATTCCAAAATATGAAGTTAATGGAAAATACGATAATATTTCTGATAATTTTGTATTAGCACTTGAACCCATCAAATAAAAATTAATAAAAAATGCTGCGATAAATAATATCATAGGTATTGTTATAGCTCCGTTAACATCTTCCACCTTACTAACTAACGAAGCGAATGCCGCATACAAGAACATAAACATTACAAATCCCGTTAAAGTAAACAGCAATCCAACGCCGACAACTTTGTAATCTAAGTTTTCAACAACAAATTTTAACTTATCACTATAATTTGATAAATTTAACTTTATACCTACCACAAGTCCACCTATAATAACTCCCATTTGAATTAAAACTCCGATAGAAAGTGCAAGAACTTTCCCTAAAATAAGGGTTATCGGATTTACAGTAATTACTAAAAGCTCCATGGCACGATTGCTTTTTTCCTTAACAACATTTAAAGCAACAACACTACCGAATTGAATAACTGTCATATAAATAATAAATGTTAGCACATAAACAACTACCGTATTAACAGCTTGTCTTTCTTGGTTATCCGTCGAACTTACATTTATAATCTTAGGTTGCGGTACACTGGCTTTAACTTCATTAATCTTAGTTAAATCCAAGCCGTTTTGAGAATAGACTAAACGCTCTATATTTTGATTAAAAGCATTAGAAAATTCAGAAGATGAGTTACCAAAAATACTTTTTTTAGAAATATATTCATAACTGTCTTTAGTTAAAACAATCGCTTCATCCAGTTTATCTTCTTTAATATCCTTTTCAACCGCTTCCTTACTGTCATATTTTTTCGCCTCTTTTAAATTATCCGTTGAAACGGTCACATCTTTTATGACATAGGCACTACGTTGAAAACTTGAATTATCTTCACCTTTAAAAATACTGCTGCTCATTATAGATGGAACAAAAGTTATTCCAATAGCAATTATAAGATAAACAAAAAGAATAACCTTGTTTGAAGTTTTTGCGAAAAACTGTTTAAATTCGAAATTAAAAACCGTACTGAAATTCTTCATCTTACTTACCCCCGATACTTTCTACAAAAATCTCTTCTAAAGATGGTTTATAAAGTTTTAACTCTTCAACATTAAAATTACTTTGTGACAACTTATAAAAAAGTTTTTTCTTAGCTTCTTCTTCTTTAAAATCAAGGAGAACCATATCGTTGTTCAATGAATAATCAATCCCGAGCGGAATAGTTTTAAGATTAGCAAGTAATTCTTCTGCTTGAATATCGCTGACACTTAACAGCATTTTACCATGCCCAAGTTGTTTTTTTATGTAATCTAAGTTACCGCTCAAAACTATTTTTCCTTTTTCCAATATATTAATATCTTCACAGAAAGTTTCAACGACCGGCATTTGATGTGAAGAAAAAATAACGAGTTTATCTTTTTTTATAAAGTTTGTAATAATTTCTTTCAATTTTCCGACGTTAACAGGATCAAGTCCGCTAAAAGGTTCATCAAAAACTAAAATATCCGGATTATTAATAACACTCTGAATAATTTGTACCTTTTGGGCATTACCTTTTGACAAAGTTTTTAACGCTTTTTTATTATCCTCCAATTCAAAAAAATCTAACCAACGTTTCGCTTCGGTTTTTGCTGCCGATTTTGTCATCCCTTTTAACATTCCGAAATACGCTAATTGGTCTACTAAACCGATGCCGTCATACATACCACGCTCTTCCGGAAGATATCCTATTTTTATGTCATTATGATTAATAGGTTTACCGTCAATTAAAATTTCTCCTTTATCAGCCTTGAATATATTTAACAATATTCGAAAACTCGTCGTTTTACCACTACCGTTTCTCCCTAAATATCCGTTTGCAACACCACTTTTAGCGGTGAAATTTACTCCTTTAAGGACTTTTTTATCACCAAATTTTTTTTCTATATTTCTAAATTCCAAAATCATATTCGTAACTCCTCTTCATTTTTTATTCTATTCAATAGTTTTCTTAAAACTTTTTAATATACAACTTAAAAATCTATTTTAAACAAAGTACATATATAGCGTGTAAAATTTTTTATTATCAGCTCATAATAATTTTAATTACTCGCCACTTAATTCTTTTTTCAATCTAATATACTTTGGAATAAAAATACATAGACCTCCTACACCAAACTCAAATATACCACTGCGTAAGGCGGCTATTATATATAATATATCCATATATAAGTTAGCTATAATAAAATGCCCAAACAATTAAAATGCCATCCTAGGCTACTCATATATTCCGGTCTACGAATACAATGTTTATTACTCCAAGAAAAATTAACCAACCACTTCCTTTTACTCATTGTTCGCACCTCCTAATATTTTTTCTGCTACACTAAGCAGAAATACACGTTGTTTATAGTTATTATTTAAAATTTCACGTCCTTTAGTTGTTATGTAATATTCTTTTTTCGAATTATCAACCTCTTGTTCGACAATCCACCCAGCAGCAACCATTTTTGCAAGTGTTGTATACATTGTAGCAGGACCTATAATAACTTTACCTTGCGTTAACTCGTTCACCCGTTGCATAATCATATACCCATGAATCGGTTCAGTTAACACCAATAACGTAAAGAAGATGCTATCAGTTAACTCTCCTGTTTCATAGGGGCTTAACTTTGCCATTACTACACTCCTTTCGCTAATTAGAGATTATCTATATCCATAATATCCATAATAGATATACCCATCATTGATATTATTGTATATCCATTATGAATATATGTCAAGAAAAATTCAAATTAAAATAATTGTTGTTTAAAACATTCTTATATCTCTGTAATTTCTTAATCATAAACCCTGCAATGAATTTATTAATAAATGATTGCATAATAAAATATGGAACCTGAATTTTTTCATGTTCCATATTAAACTTAATACAAAATTTATCAATTATTTTTTCTCGTGGACTTGTCTTAAACCAACAACTTTATAAAGATGTCTATAATTGATTTAACCGTTGTCCAAATCTACTTAACAAAAACTTCTAAATACCTAATAATCTCCAAAGCCAGCTTTACAAAATAGATTTCTTCTAAACCTCAATTTTAAAGTCACCTTATAAAATCATTACCAAAGAGTTTTACTTATCAACTTTATTCCCTGCATCTAACCACGCCGCAATACCTCCGGGGTATCTATAAACATTTTTATATCCTGCTTGTCTGGCAAGCACAGCACCGACATGAGATCTTTCACATGATGTAAATCCGCAATAAAGAATAATCTTTTTATCTTTATTATCTCCTAAAATTTTCAAGAAATTATCTTTTTCTTCTTGTTTTAAATCCTTCATCTCTTTAGGAAGCCCAGCATTAACCGCTCCTTTAATTTTAGTTTCAGCAAATCGCTCTGCAGGAATTGTATCAATCAAAAGTATATCTTCGTTAGAATCAATCGCTTTTTTTAATTCATCTGTACTGATAAGATTATAATCTCCCTCTTTAGTTGCGTTTACCAACCTAATCGCAGATTTTTCTACAGCATTTTCTTTACCGTCTTTTGCCGAACGATTAAGTCCGTCCCCACTACTGCATCCCGCAATAGTAACTGCTAAAAGATACCCCATTATTCCGGTGCTGATTTTTTTAAATTTTTTCATATAATATATCTCCTTTATATTTATATAGTTACACTACAATTATAACATAAAAACAAAGTAAAAATAATGATGTATAACAACTATAAATAAGGTTAATAGTTAAAGAAAAAAATTTTTTATAACTTCACGCCGTAATTCAAACTTTGATCGCTATTTCACCTAATTAATACAAGCA
Coding sequences within:
- a CDS encoding rhodanese-like domain-containing protein; its protein translation is MKKFKKISTGIMGYLLAVTIAGCSSGDGLNRSAKDGKENAVEKSAIRLVNATKEGDYNLISTDELKKAIDSNEDILLIDTIPAERFAETKIKGAVNAGLPKEMKDLKQEEKDNFLKILGDNKDKKIILYCGFTSCERSHVGAVLARQAGYKNVYRYPGGIAAWLDAGNKVDK
- a CDS encoding ABC transporter permease — encoded protein: MKNFSTVFNFEFKQFFAKTSNKVILFVYLIIAIGITFVPSIMSSSIFKGEDNSSFQRSAYVIKDVTVSTDNLKEAKKYDSKEAVEKDIKEDKLDEAIVLTKDSYEYISKKSIFGNSSSEFSNAFNQNIERLVYSQNGLDLTKINEVKASVPQPKIINVSSTDNQERQAVNTVVVYVLTFIIYMTVIQFGSVVALNVVKEKSNRAMELLVITVNPITLILGKVLALSIGVLIQMGVIIGGLVVGIKLNLSNYSDKLKFVVENLDYKVVGVGLLFTLTGFVMFMFLYAAFASLVSKVEDVNGAITIPMILFIAAFFINFYLMGSSANTKLSEILSYFPLTSYFGMVTRYALTDVSYSSLWLSYGILALTTFVCALGSVKVYRLATLRYGQKLNFFKLLLGK
- a CDS encoding PadR family transcriptional regulator; amino-acid sequence: MAKLSPYETGELTDSIFFTLLVLTEPIHGYMIMQRVNELTQGKVIIGPATMYTTLAKMVAAGWIVEQEVDNSKKEYYITTKGREILNNNYKQRVFLLSVAEKILGGANNE
- a CDS encoding dicarboxylate/amino acid:cation symporter encodes the protein MSIYKRIPLLVKLIAAIALGIILGGILPTSIIRVFVTFSSIFSSFLGFTIPLIIVGFIVPGISQVSNNAGKLLGLSTGVAYISTLIAGTFAFIVAKLVLPGILANATLQTFQNPEELMLKGYIEFKMNPIFDVTTALIISFVLGIGISAVKSEGLKQGFNDFGEIIEKLLSVVIIPLLPLYILGVFMNITASGEVFKILKIFIFVFAVILVLHIIIILAQYTLAGTVNGRNPFKMLANIIPAYMTAVGTQSSAATIPVTLRSTKNMGVDKNIANFTIPLFATIHLSGSTITLTTCATAVYWLQHGAIFPTTAVMIKFIILLGVTMVAAPGVPGGAVMAALGLLQSVLGFNEIMLSLMIALYITQDSFGTACNISGDGALSAIVDKLNQILFKKKKTT
- a CDS encoding ABC transporter ATP-binding protein gives rise to the protein MILEFRNIEKKFGDKKVLKGVNFTAKSGVANGYLGRNGSGKTTSFRILLNIFKADKGEILIDGKPINHNDIKIGYLPEERGMYDGIGLVDQLAYFGMLKGMTKSAAKTEAKRWLDFFELEDNKKALKTLSKGNAQKVQIIQSVINNPDILVFDEPFSGLDPVNVGKLKEIITNFIKKDKLVIFSSHQMPVVETFCEDINILEKGKIVLSGNLDYIKKQLGHGKMLLSVSDIQAEELLANLKTIPLGIDYSLNNDMVLLDFKEEEAKKKLFYKLSQSNFNVEELKLYKPSLEEIFVESIGGK